The nucleotide sequence GAGCAACCCACTCATGTTAAGCAAATTCACCACTcccccaaaagaaaagaaaacattaaaaaaaagatagaaaatgagTGTAAAGGCTAAGCATCAAACAAAGGATTTTATGTAAAGCAAGTCTATGTGATGCTTACCTCAGAAGCAAGAGCAGTTGAGGCAGTGCCACGCTTATAAGGTTCAACTGACAGAAAAACTTCTAACAAATGAACAACACTTGCTGGTAAACCTTTGCATGCCTCCTGGAGGCAACTCTCGTAGGGATGATGGGGTTTAAAAATTGTTGCATGAGGCAACTTGGACTTCTTCCAATACTCATCTGAAGGGGAACCACAAAGCTTAAAAATTTTGTGCAACTGTTCAACCTAAAAtggagaaaaaaattttaaatcttaGATCACAATAACGAAGTTACAAATAACCTTAGTTTCATTGCAGAAGAAGGATCCTTTTCATAGAATTCAAAAAGGGCAGATAAGCAATCATAACTAAGAGCATCATTGCTTTAAATGATGCATAAATGTGCAAGAGTTAGAGGTTGATGCAGATCTCATGCCATTTTTAAGTTCCACTATGGTACTAAATTTTGTGATAATATTGAATCTTCATCCCTAATACCTTTTCCTCCTAAAGTTTATTTACAAGTCATATTTGTCAAATGAGAAACATACACACAGTGAGTCATGCAATTTTCTTCTCCTTGAGAGGAGAGGCTATATGCTTCTCTCAACTCTATCCAAATCAAAGATCCACACCATTGATAATGATTTATATAGCTAAAAATGACTAAAACTCAAAAATCATGTGTGTTGGTGGTCTCTAACTTTGCATTATGTGGATATAAAAATGGATGGTTTCCATTGTGCTAGAATGCTAAAATACAGGATAAAGCATTTAAATTGAAAATCCACCTTATTGATCATTTAACAAGAAGACTACAATTAGATGGTTCTAAAGCATATCAAATGTGAAGTTGGCCTTAGTCTTTGGGGCCAAAGCTTCCATTAGCACACTCTACTCGCATTGAGATTGCAATACCTATCACTTCGAGCTCCGAAGCTGTAAATACGGCAACTTTTGATACTATAAGTTTTGAGGTTCTGTATGTCGCATTAGTTGAAATATCTAGGCCACCTCAAGGAAAGTATGGCAGTAAAAAGCTATCACTTCCGAGGACTTCCTAAATATAGTAGGAACTATTTAGGAACTATATTTGTTTatgatttcttctctttttgtaGCATTTTGTACATTGTTctacaatatttttttctcttaaacCATGATGATTAATAAGAGAAGCTGCTTCATCCAAGTTGCCAATTCTGTTATATCCTATTGTTTTTTCATCTTCATTGCCATGAATATTACATTTTCCCCCCATGGTCTGCAACAGTAACAAGAAATGAATGAAcagtaaaaagaaataaagtagTGATGTTCTCAGATAATGGACTAGGATTAAATGAAAGGGAACCAGAAACTTTAAGCTGATTACCTCAGTCTTTCCCTGCAAGATAGGCTTCCCGAGAAAAAGTTCAGCAAATACACAACCAACACTCCACAAATCAACAGTTACTTCATAGTCGGTTGAACCCAGCAGAAGTTCAGGTGGTCGATACCATAGAGTCACAACACGGCTGGTTAGTGGTTGCTTATGTCCAGGTCTGCAGAAGTTTGCCAGACCAAAATCAGCCATTTTCAGAATTCCTTCGTTACTAACTAGAAGATTGGCGCACTTGATGTCACGATGAATGACACCACGTGAATGGCAATGTTCAAGCCCAGAGAGTAACTGGTGCATGTAGCACTTGATCTACAAAattaaataaaggaaaaatgaagAGAAAAACAATATACTGCTCAGTAACGGCTCTAATTATCAAAACAAAATCCTTGTTTTAGTAGCAAAAGAAGACATGTCGATTTAGGCAGATACTCAACTATACATATTTAATCAACATGGACAAACCTGTGGTTCACTTAATTTGACCTCTGGAGAAGAACACAGTCCTGAAAGATCATGGTCCATATATTCAAATACAAGATATAAACTACATGACATCCGTGAAGTAATCAATCCCTCCAATTTGACAACATTTGGATGGTCAAGCCTGCGAAGTATGAGAATTTCCCTTGCCATAAACCTAACACTCTCTGGCTCAAAATTGTCAAACCGCACCTTCTTCAAGGCAACAATCTTTCCCGTGTCAAGATCGCGTGCTCTAAATACGCTGCTATAGGTACCTTGCCCAATCTTCATATGCAGTAGACATTTAACAAAACTAGTCAGCAAATAAACAATGTAAAGAAGCAAAGTAAAATATCTTGATGAAGTAGCTGCTAGAGTTAGCCACAAGCAAAACCTACAGCGATCCCATACAAGAACAACAAAATCATGGACATGCGCAAAAAACAACCTCTCAGGGTATGTATCATATATCCCCACTCTATTTTAACAACAGTTACGGGAAAAAGATGGTATTGATATGTGATCAAGGTCAAATAATTTAAGTGTCCGAGGTGcactttcttttaaattttaactCACCATCCACGCACATCAATATTTTCCAAAATAATACCACCAATAGATCAATACCAGAGTAAAAGGCCACATTTTTTGGAATGGATTACTTCAAATACGTCACAAGCAAAAATAAATCTCTCTATCATAATGCTCATATTAGATTTGAATTTATCAATGAcgtgaattttttttcttcaacaaCAAAAAAACGTCATGCAAAGGGTTAAAATGATCTCCTCATTACCTTCTCCAATTTCTCAAAGGAGTCAGAATGGCGCGGCACCCACCCCTGAATGGCCTCCCCGGCGACGGCGCTGAGCCAAGCCGGCCATCCGGCGGCGACCTGCTCCCCTTGAACACTCTTGGGGAGACTCCCCAGCCGAAAGATCCGCGAGTCGGTGCTCTTCCCGCTCACCTTCCCAAAGTCTCCGGGCTCCCGTCgatccccttcctcctccttctccaaaCGCTCCTCCTCGGCCCGGTGCCGCCGGGAGGAGGAAAAAGCCGAGGCCGCCCCCGATCCCTGCCGGCGGTCCCTCAGGACGCCCGACGAGTCCACCGCCGGGGTAACGGAGACCGCCTTCTTCGACACGACGCAGCCCATCACCGCCGGGGCACACGCCGGAGCGCTGGCGACCAAGAACGGCTGAGATCACGAGAATGGGCGCCGGATCGCGCCGGAAAACGGGGGAATCCTCAAGAAAACGGGAGATCTCGACGGGGGAATGGGAGGCGAAGGGGAGAGGACGGCAAGGAGcggaggagaggagggagaggagatgGGGGAGCGCTGCGAGACCCACCAAAATATGGCAAAAGTAGGATCTCTATCGCTTTTTTCGCCCTCTCTATCCTTGCGAGATTAgcgggggaggagagagagcagAAAAAAGGTGGGATTTTTATTCTCACTCTGCGGCGAGCGACGCCGAAATCAACGCGGGAATGGGGGGATTTTTCCGTGTGCTCGCCGTTGGCTATGTACCATACGAATAATgggaatagagagagagaaaagaaggggGTGGTTCTGAAATATGTAGCCGTTGGAGATCTGAAATGGAAAATTTGCAATTTGGATTGCATgggtttttgttttacttttctaacTCATTGTATCTTTTAATTATTAGgctgggagaaaaaaaaaaaaaaaaggtaaggtctaaaaataataataataataatgcaaCAAAACTTCTCGACGTAACTTATGTTTGTATTATTTTAGTACTGATTCTATGCTAGATTTGGTTTCATCTTCTGCTCGAAATgatgattgatcttctttcgcCATGTCGACTATTAGATTGCATCCCACGTAAATCCCAGCACAATTCGGGCTCTTTTATTCACTCATctacatagatctcaaaatGATAGTTATGAGATCCAACAATTGATttgcacaaaagaaaaggaatcctTTTTTCCATGCGAAAGATGCAAACCCTGTTATAGTATTGATAGAAATTGCATTCCAGACAGAATGCATTCAATTATGAAGATATAATAAATATGATTAAATGAATCTAATGCTGGATAAGAGGTAAAACATGTTTCCATTTTTGTTTGTCTTAGATTGATTAAACTTGTCTCATTTATAGGTTAAGCTTTTAGCATCAAATTTAAGCCCCAAATTGATTCGATACCAAGCTTCCCCAAACTTCCGTGTTAAATGAATAGGCCAGGCTCAAATTTTTTAATTGAGGATTGGCTTGTGAACAAGTTTGGACTCGGAATATTTGCTGGGTCACAAGAGTGGATAGGCTTATGAGCCAAGAATTTTTACCACCTACGTggtttaaataaatcctaacaACTAATAAGGCAATGCTTGGCAGCCTGGCCAGCACGCAAGCTGTAGTTGTTGACAAAAGATCAAGTGGCAAATAAAAGGAAATGGCGACCAAGGCGCAGGCAAGAGAAGGCTAGGTCAAAGTGAGAAGAAGAGGTCCTATTATTTATTATCTGGGGAAGAAAGATTTGAGGAAAGAGGGAGGGAAAGAGGGTTGAAACAAGACCTGGTTGAGCCAAGATTTCCTTTCCATACAGCTGACACCACTGAGCATGGGACCCACAAAATTGGAAAGGAAATCTTGGCTCAGCCAGGTCTTGTTTCAACCATTGGGACCCACAAGAGCCACATGACTGTTGGTGGACCTGCCACAAAATCTTGGGTGGATTGAGTTGAAATCCAGCCCACAAATGATGGTGATTGCTGCTTTTTTAAGAGCATCATCAAGCTTTAGCTGTCCTAAAAGTTTCATTGCACTTATTGGATTTGGATTAATGGGTTGTCGGACTCAGGATTAACAAGAGGATGCACTTTGTGGTTTGAATTCTTCTTAAGAATATGAGAACATAAAAGTTTTTTTGGCTAATTAGCTAGTGAGTGCCTTCACCACTTGTGTTGTGCTTCTGTTGAAATCAAGTTGATTAAAGTTGGTCATGAccaaaaagggggagtcaaGATTAGGTGAGATATTTTTCTTTAAGCTTAGGTGCCAGGAGAATATCAAGTTAGTTTATTGAATGATACTTTTCAATTGCATATATTTTAAACTGCCTGTGAATGGTCACTTGTGTTCTTGAATAAATAAGAGAATTTTGTGCATGCACACGTGCACACGCGCACAAGCAAAAGGGAGGAGGATGGATGCTTGCGTGGCCGCACGTGCATACACAAATAGAGGCTATATAAAGTCTGATAAGCACTGGAAACATCATTCCCACCACATGATTCTCTGAGTACAAGAGAATCTCAAAGCCCACCAAATATTGCAGTTCGTATTGTATAATGTATTTGACTTACTCCaagagctcgtttggttcgcggaaaaagaagaaaaaatgtggtcaacagaaaagtaataaaatgcttcttatttgattggagttttcaaaggacggaaaagttgtatttccatgaaaatatgattcccacgttgggaaagtctttcccatgaaaaACATGGTAACTTTCCTATGAGCcagaaatcactccatttttattttttttccaaaaaagcccTTCAGGATTAAAGAgatattaaagacctaatttttattaagagtataatataaattacacataacttttctagaaaagtggatggtcaaccaattATAAGCACTCTGCAAATATGTCACTTTCTCAGGCATCCTCTTTCCAAAAATCTGCTTTacaggaatcatatttctagaagaaaaaatgcttcccgcgaaccaaacgagccccatAGGGTAGATGGGAGAATTAGGTCTGTTGCAAAgcatagccaaaaaaaaaacagagagccaTTTGGCCAAGGGAAAAACACCACATACCTTGGAACTCATGTTGGGAGTATGGCTGCCTTTAAATGCACAAATAAATTTGAGAGTGAGCTCCTAATTTAATTCTCGATGCCTATCCTGAGTTGCACTCGATGATCGAAAATAGCTTCAATAATCAATGGAATGAAAACTATTGAGATTCCATCATCACAAATTGAACTCGGGTTCCCCTTTCACTTGCACAAATTGGTTGAGATGTGTATGTATCACCCAGACTAGCTAATTGGTACATAGAGAAACAAGATCCCTCCGGaggttctaagttcaatttttgGGAGATGTTTCCTCAATTATTTTTGGAACTTCTGCAAAAAGATGGTCATTTCAATTGAATGATTTAGAAGGATAAATGGCATATGGAGTTACAAACAAAGTTCACAACATAGAACGCTATAATGCAATTCTCGGTATGTGATTATCATTTCTAGTAAACTAATCTTAACAGTACTTCAGAACTATTCAAATAGGTTATCTTAAGATTTTAGGCCTACTCCCCCACATTGAAGACCATCATAGATGCCACCTTTGAGACAACCATGGGTGTTCATTATTCACAAGCCTTTTAATGCAATCTCGTTTCCCTCACCTTATTGCCGGAAGTTTTCTATGATCAAGGCAGGGTTTACCTTTGGCTCTCATATAAGAATCATCAACACAAAGATAAACTGGCCTTTTGATTCTAAAATAAAAAGAGTACAATACGGGCTGGCCTCTCCAAACATTCTCCTCATCATACTGGATGCAAAAGACATGGCAAGACATCAGCACTCTACTCATGGCATCATTAGGCCTAGAGATCTCTTCGCCCAGCAAATCTTTGTTAATACAAATCTAGCTTTTACCTAAACCAGTGTATAGATATCTGTATGATTTAGTCTGAGAAAATTCCCTATGGTGCATGTAAGTTCCTGTTTTGATCCCTAAGTCAAGACTAGTGCAGACAAATAAAACTTCAGGTAGTCAATTTTGTCAGCAAAACATTAATAGAGAATTTGATGCCTGACCAAAATAATTGATCACTCTGGCCTTAACCTAAGATTGATAAATTTAATATATAAACAGATTAATCTTCTAGGATGTGCCACACAGTGCTGCCCAACAACCAAGAACAcccagatattttttttttttcaaaaaacagTATCATATATGATATATTTTGATCAAATATGTGACTATTGAATATGTTATATAATGTGGGTAATGGAGATGATGAGAGATCCCCATCGTCTTTAGCCAATGCACTGTTTGTTTATTCTTTTTGAAGCACTCGACATAATTATTGCCCAACAGCTTCACTCCATGCTTCAAGGAGACTAActtctgaagaaaaaaaaatgatgtctTCATTTGGGGCCAAAGAGGCAAGTGGTGCCCTATAAGTAGCAACTCGGTTCATAAAATATTGGTAGGTACGTGCCCTCACCATGAAAATTCAAAGCTGGACATGTGAAAATTTGACCATGATTATTAATTAACTCCCTGTTGTTCTTATTTAATCTAAAAACTGACTTGCCGAAGTATCCAAGTCTGTGtcataaatttcaaatttaaggacatgaatgaaaagaagtcTGCAAAGATCTCCTGCAGAAAGAAAAGCATGGCAATCAAAGTGATAAATGAACCACTCTTTGCACTTTGGCTCCTCATTCCTTTTCTCTTTGGTCTCATTCTTTTGCCAAAAAGTCTTTAGGTCACCTttgccttttccttttttctacCATTTTTCTTTCCAAGTCGCAAAGAGTGCAGAAAAATCCAATCAAGGGGCTGAAACACCATTAAGTGCAAGAATCCTAGGTCATATAGCTTAGAAAGGGATATGCCTGGGTCCTCCACAAGGACCTTCAAGTGTCTACTGGCCGAACCACCCCCTAATTAGTTTTGCACCTACTAGGAGTTCTACCAACCAGGCTGTCCAATAAATGAACCTACTTACGAAATGGGCAACagctttgaaatgtttgaaacACCCAAAGAACCCTTCTAAAGTTAACAACTTAACACAGTACCTGATGCAAGGTGATTGTCAAACTGTATCTTACCTTCCAGGTGGGGTGCTCCTGATGGAAACTCGATGGCACGTAATCTTATATCCTGATAAAAATCTGCATCATGTGCCTGGTTATCCAAATTACTGAGTCAATTGATTTGGTGGTCCAGATTCGCATTCTTGTGTCTGCACCACGAGCTTTGACAAGCTAATTAATCAGTGCGATCGCTGTGTTAGTGTTAATCACAGCAGCTTGAGACAAACTGCACTTTCCATGAAACCTGTGGCTCGCCAGGGGAATGGAATGGAGAGATATTGATACCTGCCAGAAGGATTTATATGGTAAGTCCAACCATTCTATGCTCATTGAAGCACCAGAGAGCCTCTTCTTTCTGCATTTTTATCAACAGGAAGATTTAAGAACTCTGCATAGGGAGCCTAATCCACAAGTAAGTAATGCATTAATGGTTGaagaatatttttaaaaaattgtaaGATAAATGGATCAAGCAGTTTCTTTTCCATTGAAACCATTGATGTGCACCACAAATTCATAGACTGACATAAGCTTAAAATTGTTACTGTATGTTTACAACTACATTTTCTGTTCATCAGCTTAAAAGAAACTTTTACAGTGAAAGTAGAAACCTGAACCACACCCTAGCTTCCACTTTCAGATTTGAATACTAAAGAAAATGACATACAAATTTCTCATTTGCCCGTTATTGTCTTGTATTCTCAAACTAGAAATGAGGTATAACAGTTACAGTCACGAACCTGACAAGGAGGGTCCTACAGGAATGCATAAATGAACAGTAATTGCCATAAGAGGGATTTAGGTAGATGCTGGATTAATCAGACGCAACAACACAGGACGAGCTTTAATTAATGTTCCAGCTGCAAAACTCCCTGTCCAAATCTGATAATTTGGAGTCCACTGCTGCTGTGTTGATAAAGAAGTGATCAGACCTTTCATAATACACATCCATTCAGCAAATAATTGCATGAGATTCACTCCATAGCCCAAAACTTACTTCACAGCAGAATACCTTGAAAAATTAAATGATTTCGTGCTCTTCTTTCAGCTCTAATACTGCAACTGGTCTTTGATCATTGTTTCTGTAGTATGTTCCCTTAAATGAAGCCTGATTATTGGATATGGTATTTTGTCCTTTTGGTTGTAAGCAGTTGGAAGCGCCACTGGCATTAGCTGTGTTATGGCTGCTGTTCCTGGCAGCAGGCACATCATGGTTGTGTTTTCCCTCATATGTTGTAATAACAGCCTTAGGGTCTGTCGAAGCTCTCTCTATATGCTTCCTGACATTGCATCCAGCATAAGTGCATTTGTAGTAActcctgtttatcaaaatagaAGGTGTCAGCTGTATATACATAAAGAAAAAGCGAATATATTTAGAGTGTCAAAGAAAACACCactaggaattatagtgaaaaaAGTAACTCATGAAACAAGCTTGAGCAGACTTTTTCATATATCAGATGCAAATCATGCAGCTACAAATACTTGCAGATAGGGGTGAAATCAAGCCGATCTAGATTAACCCTGGGTCTGATCGTGCTTggcttgaaattattttttggaGCCTAATTTCAAGATCAAGCTTGATTTACACATTAGTTAGTCAAGCCTAACTCAAACTTAATTTTGAACTGAGCTGAACACAAGCCTAACTGATCAGGTTGATTACCTCAAATCAAGCTGAAATCAGTTTGAGTTTGCATCAAGCTTGAATTATGCTTGGTTCGAGCTTGAATTAGTAGGTTGCATGGATGACTTCTATTCACTGACATGCAAGCTGAATAAATGATAGACATGTTTGCTATGCGTCTTTTAACAGCTTCAAAGATTTGTTTATAGATTAGAGTTACTTTCAAAAGACGTACTAGTAACTAACAAACTTCCCCCAGTTCTCATGGAATATTTACATCCTTTATGGATATTTCTGTATATTTTATAAGGTTTTTGGGATTTGGAATTTACCAAAATCCGTCATCGATAAGACAGTAGAGTCAATATAATCATAAGAAGAACTAACTTTCAAGCACTATAAGATTGAGACAGCCAATTAACCAAAGGAAAAGATCCCCCAAGAATTTTTTCCATAAACTAAAAgcctaatttttctttttaagaaagTCTCATGTAAGTAGTACACTATCCAATTACATGGGAATCAGagaggggaagggagggagggagaggatatAGCAAACAGTTATTAATGTGGCAACCTGGCTCATCCAAAAAAGCATCATAAGGTGCCTTTTATAAAACTGATACAAAAGGACACCTCTATAGGTGATCAATTGACTTCAAATTATAGGGAATTGGGATAAGGGGAAACCAAGTGGCAAAAATGTCCTTATTTTTAAAGATAAACAGTAACGAGAACATCGTTCCACATTTTAAGCAAACAAACTGCATACAGTAGTAATACCACACACAACTCATAAGCCAACAAATGATATGCATCTTAGATAGGATCAGGACTCtacaataaaaaattaataaggcaAAAGACATTTAGGGGCTTTATGCAACAGGTGGGGCAGCACATTTAGCCCCATGACcttccaaattttatttatttataagcaATCTGTTAAGCGCAatgcacaaaaagaaaaaaatgtagccaaggttcgccgtctcggtgCCGAACCCCGTATcgatgccacactagcatagtgtcgAAACGGTATGATATGATATTTTTTTGGTATACCAAATGTCGGTACGCCACCTATACCGGGTACTAGTACCGAACTAGTACGGTACGTCCTGTACCGTCCGGTTCAGGCCAGTATGGCGTACCATAAATGTAGCAATATCAAAGTTAATTACTAGTTACATTTACTTAGCTCACTAATtagtaatttataaatttataatattttatattaaatctattttttaaaaaagatatgAGGAATTATTCCACCTGTGAATTACATGTGcaaacaaaataataaagaatgaGGACAGAACAAGGGTAAAAGGATGatacataaatataaaatttcgtccaatatgtatgtatacttttaaaaaaattgcaaaaCTATCATATGAGGCACTTGCAGAGAAAATGCAATAATCAAGAAGGATACTCCCTCATTTCTCTTACTATATTAATCAAAAATGGCATTACTAGAAAACCATCTAAAATAGAAAGTGGATGGTTGCTTCTTCCTCCCATTGCACACTTGCACTCAGAAacgtattgaaaaaaaaaagaaattgaaaaaagAAAGTAGAAACAGCACATTGCCCAATTCTAGGTTGTGGGCAATAGTTTCTCAACTTTCTTATGAATGAAACAAAAAAGTTGAGATAAAATAAATGTCCTGAAATTTTGAAACATCTCATCTTTTGATGCTTCAATTAAATcagaaaactttaaaaaaataataaaaaaagaaagaaaaaaagaaaggcatGCCTTGTGTTTGTTACTAGTACCAGGTCCCATACAAACCTTTTCTTCATGGTGCAATCTGACATTACAAAAATCCTTTTTGAACTAGTTTTTTTCAAGCGACTCCTATCTCGACTCTCATACGAGAATGAGGAGCATTATCTGGGATGTATAGTAGAGAGATAAAACCAAGGTTTAGATACCAATAATGAACCCTGATTGGTTTTGTCTACAAACAGTATGTTACCTGTTCAGTACTGATGCAGTTGATATGTCCTAAGACTCTTAAgatcaatataaaaaaaaaaaatggtatagTACCGGTATGGATAGTCAAACATCATGAGAGAAACATCATACTGTGGATAACCAATTCACCACAAAATGAGAGAAACATCATGAGAAGATGTGACTCTATCTGTGAGAAACAAGAGTTCATGTAATAAAAAAATCAGGTAAATGTGCGAACTATGTTTCTCAAGATTCATGCTTGAATGCTAATTAATTTTGCTTTCAAATTAATGAGCTACCTCCAATTATGTTGGCTAAAAAAAAAGGACCCTTACATTTGTCTGGTAAAGATAACGAGATACGACAtgatcattatatatatataataaaacaaAGGTTTGGAAAAATCCAACATCCTACATAGGTTAGAGTTTCGAACTCTAAATCCTTCTTCATGAGGTTCAAAGCTAAATCCATCAATGAGAAGGCTCTTTTTCAAAACCTTGCTAGTTTGATAAGTAGGCTTTAGTTAAACCTAATTAAGGCTCAAGTAGAGAAGGGCTTGTTGCTGCCATCTTCAACAAGACAATTTGCTGTAGCTTCTACTTCACAACCAGCTGTTGGATCATCATGATGCTTGGGCCTGGGAAGTTATAGAATGCACTTTCATGTGTATCATATGGGTCATCAATCAGATGATTGTACATGGTATGAGATGACTTTATGTCAACCGATGTTATAAGTTCCTTGAGGTTCTAGACTAGCTAGTTCAAAATTTAAATGATGCTGGATCGAGATCACCATCGGATCGTGATGAAAATTGGTGGCAAGGAAGTTTTGAGCCTTACTTTCAATAAGTGAAAAAAAGGATCATAAATCACGTAAGTGATGAGAGTGCTTCAACTCGACGAATTATCAGGTATCTGCAGCCAGGATCAGAATTCAGGTTTAATGATCCATGTTCCCAGAACAGATACTCCCAGATCTGCCATTAGTTTACAGTAAATATTTATACCAAATCAACTTGGCATGTCTTCTTTCAGATGGTTCAAGTGGATGGTTGATCAAACTATCAGACAAGAAGCTATATCCCCCAAAACCATCAGGCATCCCACAGTGATGCCCAAAATTCAGATTCAGTGACCTGCATTATGAAGGCGCTTTCTCCCAGATCCGCCATTGGATCAGGATGAAATTTAAAGTCAGAGAAGCCTGACAAGTCTTAGTTCCAAGGATTTAAGTATATGTTTGATCAGATTGGTAATTAACATGCTACAGCTTCCGAATCATGAAGCCTCCTGTGGACATGTACAGCATGAAAGTTTAAATTTTCTGAAGTGCAGTGGACCCTGTTCTCAGATCCACCATTGGATCTGGATGATATTTGAATTCCAAGATGCCTGATTAGCCTTCTTTCAAAGTCTTCAAGTGGATCATCAATCAGaccttaaaaataaaagtaatgtGCACTGGAATTGGCTGCAAGTGGTCAATCTGCAGCACTGGATCagtttgtaattaattttgagaCAGCATGAAAACATGGTTTGTTGACCCAACATGCAAATATATTTTTCCACTCCTCAGGCATCAAAACCCACCATGcaaatatatttctttttcttcttctttttcctacaTCGAATGGTATATCCACCTAAATGGGTGAATGTTGTATTATTATCTCCTAACATCAAGACAATCATTTGGTCAATTATCATCAGCATACAATTTAATGCTAGATTTAATAATAGATAATATAGATTCAGTTCTAATGTTGTAGATTTTATAAGCAATGTTATATCAACAGCTATGATTTACACAAAAACTCCATGGCAGTTCTAGAAATAA is from Phoenix dactylifera cultivar Barhee BC4 chromosome 6, palm_55x_up_171113_PBpolish2nd_filt_p, whole genome shotgun sequence and encodes:
- the LOC103705234 gene encoding protein IMPAIRED IN BABA-INDUCED STERILITY 1-like isoform X1, which encodes MGCVVSKKAVSVTPAVDSSGVLRDRRQGSGAASAFSSSRRHRAEEERLEKEEEGDRREPGDFGKVSGKSTDSRIFRLGSLPKSVQGEQVAAGWPAWLSAVAGEAIQGWVPRHSDSFEKLEKIGQGTYSSVFRARDLDTGKIVALKKVRFDNFEPESVRFMAREILILRRLDHPNVVKLEGLITSRMSCSLYLVFEYMDHDLSGLCSSPEVKLSEPQIKCYMHQLLSGLEHCHSRGVIHRDIKCANLLVSNEGILKMADFGLANFCRPGHKQPLTSRVVTLWYRPPELLLGSTDYEVTVDLWSVGCVFAELFLGKPILQGKTEVEQLHKIFKLCGSPSDEYWKKSKLPHATIFKPHHPYESCLQEACKGLPASVVHLLEVFLSVEPYKRGTASTALASEYFTTMPYACEPSSLPKYPPTKEIDAKCREELRRTRVVSRGHGVKATRRLPRTQRLLQEPSTLSKVADHPEESQINPHGVNKNNLEQDLPRINGDTRFFVDLHPMAAMNPPNERLHVKNNPQEEYSFSGPLHISAYPGFAWAKNQKEGHAHVRSHCRSNSRSHLSGAVDPSNNLQIKNSDDLKGQANGNGYVACSDSKGHEPYALAKQAILKKWAQLERPDSFDSSDMFHLQDLSEVSSNYSNLGYQNQADRVEFSGPLLSQSHKVDELLEKHERHIRRVVRKSWLLRGAGKKQGK